The Populus alba chromosome 6, ASM523922v2, whole genome shotgun sequence genome contains a region encoding:
- the LOC118048298 gene encoding aquaporin PIP2-1 → MGKDIEVGGEFIAKDYHDPPPAPLIDAEELTQWSLYRAVIAEFIATLLFLYITVLTVIGYKSQTDTTKNGDVCGGVGILGIAWAFGGMIFVLVYCTAGISGGHINPAVTFGLFLARKVSLVRAVLYMVAQCLGAICGCGLVKAFQKSYYTKYGGGANGLASGFSKGTGLGAEIIGTFVLVYTVFSATDPKRNARDSHVPVLAPLPIGFAVFMVHLATIPITGTGINPARSFGAAVIYNEDKAWDDHWIFWVGPFIGAAIAALYHQYVLRAAAVKALGSFRSSSNI, encoded by the exons ATGGGCAAGGACATTGAAGTTGGAGGCGAATTCATTGCCAAGGACTATCATGACCCCCCACCAGCACCATTGATTGATGCCGAGGAGCTCACCCAGTGGTCTTTGTATAGGGCTGTCATTGCCGAGTTCATTGCCACGCTCTTGTTCCTCTACATCACTGTGTTGACTGTGATAGGTTACAAGAGCCAGACTGACACCACCAAGAACGGCGATGTATGTGGTGGCGTTGGCATTCTTGGCATCGCTTGGGCCTTCGGTGGCATGATCTTTGTTCTCGTCTACTGCACTGCTGGTATCTCAG GTGGACACATTAACCCGGCTGTGACTTTCGGTTTGTTCTTGGCTAGGAAGGTGTCCCTGGTGCGTGCCGTTCTATACATGGTGGCTCAGTGCCTGGGGGCCATATGTGGATGTGGACTCGTGAAAGCTTTCCAAAAGTCGTATTACACAAAGTACGGTGGTGGAGCCAATGGACTTGCTTCTGGATTCAGCAAGGGCACCGGATTAGGTGCTGAGATCATCGGTACCTTTGTTCTCGTCTACACTGTCTTCTCTGCTACTGACCCCAAGAGGAACGCAAGGGACTCCCATGTTCCT GTGTTGGCACCACTTCCCATCGGATTTGCTGTCTTCATGGTTCACCTGGCCACTATCCCAATCACCGGAACTGGTATCAACCCGGCTCGGAGCTTTGGAGCTGCTGTGATATACAACGAAGACAAGGCATGGGATGACCAT TGGATCTTCTGGGTCGGGCCTTTCATTGGGGCCGCGATTGCTGCTTTATATCACCAATACGTCCTGCGAGCAGCTGCTGTTAAAGCCCTTGGGTCCTTCAGGAGCTCttccaacatttaa
- the LOC118048296 gene encoding putative serine/threonine-protein kinase has product MKFFLCGSSCFSSGSKATIINDRSSLPGEQSHGNLRLFSSNELEIATQNFSPSNKIGEGGFGCVYKGSLEDGSVVAVKVLSVEVESMRGEREFISEIAALSDIKHENLVTLRGCCVDGAKRYLVYDYMENNSLVHTLLGQEHNRAKFSWEARRGISLGVARGIAYLHDEVQPRILHRDIKASNILLDQNFTPKVSDFGLSRALRDNTSHVSTHVAGTLGYLAPEYAVSGHMTRKSDVYSFGVLLLEIISGRPVVDFDLEHGEHYLVQMAWEAYKGNSLLQIVDPVLHMDFPEEEALRFLMVGLLCVQETVKLRPSMSTTVKMLTNENHIKDVQISQPGLLSDLMDIRLRQKHSSQRTQTTFSRGSTTTSTHSTSYF; this is encoded by the exons ATGAAGTTCTTTTTGTGTGGCTCAAGTTGTTTTTCCTCTGGATCAAAAGCCACCATCATCAATGATAGAAGCAGCTTGCCAG GTGAACAAAGTCATGGCAACTTGCGCTTATTCTCTTCTAATGAACTCGAAATTGCCACCCAAAACTTCTCCCCCTCTAACAAGATTGGAGAAGGTGGCTTTGGTTGTGTGTACAAG GGTTCGTTGGAGGATGGTTCTGTAGTGGCTGTGAAGGTTCTTTCAGTTGAAGTTGAATCTATGCGTGGAGAGAGAGAATTCATATCTGAGATAGCTGCACTGTCTGATATCAAACATGAAAATCTGGTTACACTTCGAGGATGTTGTGTTGATGGGGCCAAAAGATATCTGGTCTATGATTACATGGAGAACAACAGCCTCGTACATACTTTACTCG GACAAGAGCACAACAGGGCCAAATTCAGTTGGGAAGCAAGGCGTGGTATTTCATTAGGAGTTGCTCGTGGGATTGCCTATCTTCATGATGAGGTCCAACCCCGTATTTTGCATCGAGATATCAAAGCTAGCAACATACTTCTTGATCAAAACTTTACACCAAAAGTGTCAGATTTTGGTCTTTCAAGAGCACTCAGAGACAATACATCTCATGTCAGTACTCATGTTGCCGGGACATT AGGATACCTTGCTCCAGAATACGCGGTTAGCGGACATATGACACGGAAATCGGATGTTTACAGTTTCGGAGTATTACTTCTGGAAATTATCAGTGGCCGACCGGTAGTGGATTTTGACTTGGAACATGGTGAACACTACCTGGTTCAAATG GCATGGGAAGCCTACAAGGGCAACAGTCTTCTGCAGATAGTAGACCCCGTTCTTCATATGGACTTCCCAGAAGAAGAAGCACTTCGATTCTTAATGGTTGGCCTACTTTGCGTGCAAGAAACTGTCAAGCTCCGCCCAAGTATGTCCACCACAGTTAAAATGCTGACCAACGAAAATCACATCAAAGACGTTCAAATTTCACAACCAGGGCTTCTTTCTGATCTGATGGATATCAGATTGCGACAGAAGCACTCATCCCAGAGGACACAGACCACATTTTCCAGGGGCTCAACCACAACGAGCACGCATAGTACCAGCTATTTTTGA
- the LOC118048295 gene encoding T-complex protein 1 subunit beta, translating to MAVEKLFKSEATEEKGERARLASLIGGMAVADLVKTTLGPKGMDKILQSTGRGHEVTVTNDGATILKSLHIDNPAAKILVDISKVQDDEVGDGTTSVVVLAGELLREAEKLLAAKIHPMTIIAGFRMAAECARNALLQKVLDNKDNAEKFMADLMKIARTTLSSKILSQDKEYFAKLAVDAVMRLQGSTNLEAIQIIKKPGGSLKDSFLDEGFILDKKIGVGQPKRIENAKILVANTAMDTDKVKIYGARVRVDSMSRVAEIEAAEKQKMKEKVDKIIAHGINCFINRQLIYNFPEELFANAGILAIEHADFDGIERLALVTGGEIASTFDNPESVKLGHCKLIEEIMIGEDKLIHFSGVEMGQACTIVLRGASHHVLDEAERSLHDALCVLSQTVNDSRVLLGGGWPEMVMAKEVDELARVTPGKKSHAIEAFSRALITIPTIIAENAGLDSAELVAQLRAEHHKEGCTSGIDVISGSIGDMVELGISEAFKVKQAVLLSATEAAEMILRVDEIITCAPRRREDRM from the exons ATGGCG GTTGAGAAACTTTTCAAAAGTGAAGCTACTGAAGAAAAAGGAGAGCGTGCCAGATTG GCATCGCTTATTGGTGGTATGGCTGTTGCTGACTTGGTCAAGACAACTCTGGGGCCAAAAGGAATG gataaaATCTTACAGTCGACAGGCAGAGGTCATGAAGTCACAGTAACAAACGATGGGGCCACCATCCTCAAGTCCCTTCACATTGACAACCCAGCTGCTAAAATCCTTGTTG ATATCTCTAAAGTTCAAGATGATGAAGTTGGTGATGGAACAACTTCTGTTGTTGTTTTGGCGGGGGAACTCTTGAGGGAGGCAGAAAAGCTGTTGGCAGCAAAAATTCACCCGATGACAATAATAGCAG GTTTCCGAATGGCAGCAGAATGTGCTCGCAATGCTTTGTTGCAAAAGGTTTTGGATAACAAAGACAATGCAG AAAAATTCATGGCTGACTTGATGAAGATTGCAAGGACTACTTTGAGTTCCAAAATACTATCACAGGATAAGGAATACTTTGCAAAACTGGCTGTTGATGCAGTTATGAGATTACAG GGTAGCACAAACTTAGAGGCTATTCAAATTATCAAGAAGCCTGGAGGTTCACTAAAGGATTCCTTCTTAGATGAAGG ATTTATTCTTGACAAGAAAATCGGTGTTGGACAACCAAAGCGAATAGAGAATGCAAAGATTTTGGTGGCCAATACTGCAATGGATACAGACAAAGTAAAAATCTACGGGGCACGTGTTCGTGTCGATTCAATGTCCAGGGTTGCTGAAATTGAAGCAGCTGAGaagcaaaaaatgaaagaaaaggtgGATAAGATAATAGCACATGGAATTAACTGCTTCATTAACAGACAACTGATTTACAATTTCCCTGAAGAACTCTTTGCAAATGCTGGAATTCTTGCAATTGAGCATGCGGATTTTGATGGAATTGAACGTCTTGCTTTAGTGACTGGTGGTGAAATTGCTTCAACATTTGATAATCCAGAGTCAGTTAAGCTTGGTCACTGCAAGCTTATTGAAGAAATTATGATTGGTGAGGACAAGTTGATTCACTTTTCAGGTGTTGAAATGGGTCAGGCATGTACTATAGTACTGAGAGGTGCAAG cCATCATGTGCTTGATGAGGCGGAAAGGTCCCTGCATGATGCCTTGTGTGTGCTGTCTCAGACAGTCAACGACAGCAGGGTTCTACTTGGAGGTGGATGGCCTGAGATGGTGATGGCAAAGGAAGTCGATGAATTAGCCCGAGTGACTCCTGGGAAGAAGTCCCATGCTATTGAAGCATTCTCAAGGGCTCTCATTACAATTCCTACTATCATTGCAGAAAATGCTGGTTTGGACAGTGCAGAGTTGGTTGCACAGCTTCGGGCAGAGCACCACAAGGAGGGGTGCACATCAGGAATTGATGTGATATCTGGATCT ATAGGAGATATGGTAGAGCTAGGCATTTCTGAGGCATTCAAAGTTAAGCAGGCTGTACTGCTCTCTGCAACTGAAGCTGCTGAGATGATCCTTAGAGTGGATGAAATCATCACTTGTGCTCCACGCAGGAGAGAAGATAGAATGTGA